From Dasypus novemcinctus isolate mDasNov1 chromosome 19, mDasNov1.1.hap2, whole genome shotgun sequence, a single genomic window includes:
- the IZUMO4 gene encoding izumo sperm-egg fusion protein 4 isoform X1, producing the protein MALLLWLGLTAALAHGCLHCHGNFSEKFSFYRHHVNLKSWWVGDIPVSGALLADWSEDTMKELHLAIPAEITRDKLDQVAKAVYKRMDLLYQGKMYFPGYFPNELRAIFRDQVHLIQNAIIERIFQYKTVSCSNCTDSHVVCFGYNCESSMQWETAVQGLLRYINKWHKEETNTRNTPAFLISPSFTCLEPPHLANLTLENASECLTQH; encoded by the exons ATGGCCCTGCTGCTGTGGCTGGGCCTGACGGCGGCGCTGGCGCACGGCTGCCTGCACTGCCACGGCAACTTCTCGGAGAAGTTCTCCTTCTACCGCCACCACGTGAACCTCAAGTCTTGGTGGGTGGGCGACATCCCCGTGTCGGGCGCGCTGCTCGCCGACTGGAGCGAAGACACGATGAAGGAGCTGCACCTGGCCATCCCCGCCGAGATCA ccCGGGACAAACTGGACCAGGTGGCCAAGGCCGTGTACAAGAGGATGGACCTGCTGTACCAGGGCAAGATGTACTTCCCAG GCTACTTCCCCAACGAGCTGCGTGCCATCTTCAGGGACCAGGTGCACCTCATCCAGAACGCCATCATCGAGA GAATCTTCCAGTACAAGACGGTCTCTTGCAGCAACTGCACTGACTCGCACGTTGTGTGCTTTGGCTACAACTGCGA GTCGTCGATGCAGTGGGAGACGGCGGTGCAGGGGCTCCTCCGCTACAT AAACAAGTGGCACAA AGAGGAAACCAACACCAG GAACACCCCAGCCTT CCTGATCTCGCCGAGCTTCACCTGCCTGGAGCCCCCGCACCTGGCCAACCTGACGCTGGAGAACGCCTCCGAGTGCCTCACACAGCACTGA
- the IZUMO4 gene encoding izumo sperm-egg fusion protein 4 isoform X2 yields the protein MALLLWLGLTAALAHGCLHCHGNFSEKFSFYRHHVNLKSWWVGDIPVSGALLADWSEDTMKELHLAIPAEITRDKLDQVAKAVYKRMDLLYQGKMYFPGYFPNELRAIFRDQVHLIQNAIIESRIDCQRHCGIFQYKTVSCSNCTDSHVVCFGYNCESSMQWETAVQGLLRYINKWHKEETNTRNTPAFLISPSFTCLEPPHLANLTLENASECLTQH from the exons ATGGCCCTGCTGCTGTGGCTGGGCCTGACGGCGGCGCTGGCGCACGGCTGCCTGCACTGCCACGGCAACTTCTCGGAGAAGTTCTCCTTCTACCGCCACCACGTGAACCTCAAGTCTTGGTGGGTGGGCGACATCCCCGTGTCGGGCGCGCTGCTCGCCGACTGGAGCGAAGACACGATGAAGGAGCTGCACCTGGCCATCCCCGCCGAGATCA ccCGGGACAAACTGGACCAGGTGGCCAAGGCCGTGTACAAGAGGATGGACCTGCTGTACCAGGGCAAGATGTACTTCCCAG GCTACTTCCCCAACGAGCTGCGTGCCATCTTCAGGGACCAGGTGCACCTCATCCAGAACGCCATCATCGAGA GCCGCATCGACTGCCAGCGTCACTGCG GAATCTTCCAGTACAAGACGGTCTCTTGCAGCAACTGCACTGACTCGCACGTTGTGTGCTTTGGCTACAACTGCGA GTCGTCGATGCAGTGGGAGACGGCGGTGCAGGGGCTCCTCCGCTACAT AAACAAGTGGCACAA AGAGGAAACCAACACCAG GAACACCCCAGCCTT CCTGATCTCGCCGAGCTTCACCTGCCTGGAGCCCCCGCACCTGGCCAACCTGACGCTGGAGAACGCCTCCGAGTGCCTCACACAGCACTGA